From the genome of Bradyrhizobium elkanii USDA 76, one region includes:
- a CDS encoding ABC transporter substrate-binding protein — translation MSATKRLAVLGAALALVATSGSAALAQKKYDSGANDTEIKIGNIMPYSGPASAYGIIGRTEAAYFKKINDAGGINGRKINFISYDDAYSPPKAVEQARKLVESDEVLLIFNSLGTPSNSAIQKYMNSKKVPQLFVATGATKWNDPKDFPWTMGWQPNYQSETQIYAKYILKNMPNAKIAVLYQNDDYGKDYLKGLKDGLGQKAASMIVAEESFETSQPTIDSNIVKLKASNADVFIDIATPKFAAQAIKKVAEIGWKPTHFLNNVSASVGSVIKPAGFENAQDIISAAYLKDASDKQWDNDPGMKEFYAFMAKDFPEGDKLDGGTVVGFGVAQTLVQVLKQCGDNLTRENIMKQAASLKDFRTEVLLPGVKINTAANDFAPISQLQLMKFKGEKWELFGDVISADVGG, via the coding sequence ATGTCCGCCACCAAAAGACTTGCGGTCCTCGGGGCCGCGCTCGCGCTCGTCGCGACATCCGGCAGCGCTGCGCTTGCCCAGAAGAAATACGACAGCGGCGCCAACGACACCGAGATCAAGATCGGCAACATCATGCCCTACAGCGGCCCCGCGTCCGCCTATGGCATCATCGGCCGCACCGAGGCCGCCTATTTCAAGAAGATCAACGACGCCGGCGGCATCAATGGCCGCAAGATCAACTTCATCTCCTACGATGACGCCTACTCGCCGCCGAAGGCCGTCGAACAGGCCCGCAAGCTGGTCGAGAGCGACGAGGTGCTGCTGATCTTCAACTCGCTCGGCACACCGTCGAACTCGGCGATCCAGAAATACATGAACTCCAAGAAGGTGCCGCAGCTGTTCGTCGCCACCGGCGCCACCAAGTGGAACGACCCGAAGGATTTTCCCTGGACCATGGGCTGGCAGCCCAACTACCAGAGCGAGACCCAGATCTACGCAAAATACATCCTGAAGAACATGCCGAACGCCAAGATCGCCGTGCTCTACCAGAATGACGATTACGGCAAGGACTATCTGAAGGGCCTGAAGGACGGGCTCGGCCAGAAAGCCGCCAGCATGATCGTCGCCGAAGAAAGCTTCGAGACTTCGCAGCCGACCATCGACAGCAACATCGTCAAGCTGAAGGCGAGCAACGCCGACGTCTTCATCGACATCGCGACGCCGAAATTCGCGGCCCAGGCGATCAAGAAGGTCGCCGAGATCGGCTGGAAGCCGACCCACTTCCTCAACAACGTGTCGGCCTCGGTCGGCAGCGTGATCAAGCCGGCCGGCTTCGAGAACGCGCAGGACATCATCTCCGCCGCCTACCTGAAGGACGCTTCCGACAAGCAATGGGACAATGACCCCGGCATGAAGGAGTTCTACGCCTTCATGGCCAAGGACTTCCCCGAAGGCGACAAGCTCGACGGCGGCACCGTGGTCGGCTTCGGCGTGGCGCAGACGCTGGTCCAGGTGCTGAAGCAGTGCGGCGACAACCTGACCCGCGAGAACATCATGAAGCAGGCCGCAAGCCTGAAGGACTTCCGCACCGAGGTGCTGCTGCCTGGCGTCAAGATCAACACCGCGGCAAACGATTTCGCGCCGATCAGCCAGCTGCAGCTGATGAAGTTCAAGGGCGAGAAATGGGAACTGTTCGGCGACGTCATCAGCGCCGACGTCGGCGGCTGA
- a CDS encoding ABC transporter substrate-binding protein, giving the protein MSGIRQLTAFAAALALVAASGSAALAQKKYDTGASDTEIKIGNIMPYSGAASAYGVIGKTEEAYFRKINAEGGINGRKINFISYDDAYTPPKTVEQARKLVESDEVLLIFNSLGTPPNSAIQKYMNQKKVPQLFVATGATKWNDPKEFPWTMGWQPNYQSESIIYAKYILKNKPDAKIAVLYQNDDYGKDYLKGFKDGLGAKAASMIVAEDSYEVTEPTIDSHIVRLKASGADVFFNITTPKFAAQAIKKNAELNWKPLHFLNNVSGSIGSVIKPAGFENAQDIISSQYFKDPTDAQWKTDKAMIAWNEFLDKYYPEANRADASVMYAYIVSQGLVHVLKACGDNLTRENIMKQAASIRDYEPGGLLPGVKVNTSATDFAPLSQLQLIRFKGETWERFGEVLSADVGG; this is encoded by the coding sequence ATGTCTGGAATACGACAATTGACGGCATTTGCTGCTGCGCTTGCGCTCGTCGCCGCATCCGGCAGCGCTGCGCTTGCCCAGAAGAAATACGACACCGGCGCCAGCGATACCGAGATCAAGATCGGCAACATCATGCCTTACAGCGGGGCGGCCTCCGCCTATGGCGTGATCGGCAAGACCGAGGAGGCCTATTTCCGGAAGATCAACGCCGAGGGCGGCATCAACGGCCGCAAGATCAACTTCATCAGCTACGACGACGCGTACACGCCGCCGAAGACCGTCGAGCAGGCGCGCAAACTCGTCGAGAGCGACGAAGTGCTGCTGATCTTCAATTCGCTCGGCACACCGCCGAACTCGGCGATCCAGAAATACATGAACCAGAAGAAGGTGCCGCAACTGTTCGTCGCCACAGGCGCCACCAAGTGGAACGACCCGAAGGAATTCCCCTGGACGATGGGCTGGCAGCCCAACTACCAGAGCGAGTCCATCATCTATGCAAAGTACATCCTGAAGAACAAGCCGGACGCCAAAATCGCGGTGCTCTACCAGAACGACGACTACGGCAAGGACTATCTGAAGGGATTCAAGGACGGGCTCGGCGCCAAGGCAGCGTCAATGATCGTCGCCGAGGACAGCTACGAGGTAACGGAGCCAACCATCGATTCCCACATCGTGAGGCTGAAGGCCTCCGGCGCCGACGTGTTCTTCAACATCACGACGCCGAAATTCGCGGCGCAGGCGATCAAGAAGAACGCCGAGCTCAACTGGAAGCCGCTGCACTTCCTCAACAACGTCTCCGGATCGATCGGCAGCGTGATCAAGCCGGCAGGCTTCGAGAACGCCCAGGACATCATCTCGTCGCAATACTTCAAGGATCCGACCGACGCGCAGTGGAAGACCGACAAGGCGATGATCGCCTGGAACGAATTCCTCGATAAGTACTATCCGGAAGCGAACCGCGCCGATGCCTCGGTGATGTACGCCTATATCGTCTCGCAGGGACTGGTCCACGTGCTCAAGGCCTGCGGCGACAATCTGACCCGCGAGAACATCATGAAGCAGGCGGCCAGCATTCGCGATTACGAGCCCGGCGGCCTGCTGCCCGGCGTCAAGGTCAACACCTCGGCGACCGATTTCGCGCCGCTCTCGCAACTGCAATTGATCCGCTTCAAGGGCGAGACCTGGGAGCGCTTCGGCGAGGTCTTGAGCGCCGACGTCGGCGGCTAG